The proteins below come from a single Harpia harpyja isolate bHarHar1 chromosome 2, bHarHar1 primary haplotype, whole genome shotgun sequence genomic window:
- the COMMD8 gene encoding COMM domain-containing protein 8 isoform X2 translates to MLRLLEKLPPGRALEFLHKIVDGICGRAYPRYQDYGDIWSLSEWMEILEATMTYFKTAVGKNISDEEAAQQINELNSNYQEAITKCLKGRKEEIRNALVERVNAISSAQLQDFDWQLKLALSSDKISMLQMPLVNLDLDVRENGEIKPISIEMNKEELQNLLNALEAANKVVLQLK, encoded by the exons ATGCTGCGGCTGCTGGAGAAGCTCCCGCCGGGACGGGCCCTGGAG TTCCTTCATAAAATAGTAGATGGCATATGTGGCCGTGCGTATCCTCGATACCAGGATTATGGCGATATTTGGAGCTTGTCGGAGTGGATGGAGATTTTAGAAGCAACAATGACATATTTCAAAACTGCAGTTGGCAAAAACATATCTGATGAAGAG gctGCTCAGCAGATAAATGAGTTGAATTCAAACTATCAAGAAGCAATCACAAAATGTCTaaaaggcagaaaggaagaaatcaggAATGCGCTGGTGGAAAGAGTAAATGCAATCTCTTCTGCCCAGCTGCAAGATTTTGACTGGCAGTTAAAG CTTGCTCTCTCCAGTGATAAGATCTCCATGCTGCAAATGCCACTTGTCAATCTTGATTTGGATGTGAGAGAAAATGGTGAAATTAAACCGATTTCTATAGAGATGAATAAGGAGGAGTTGCAGAACCTATTAAATGCACTGGAAGCTGCTAATAAG GTTGTCTTGCAACTGAAATGA
- the COMMD8 gene encoding COMM domain-containing protein 8 isoform X1 encodes MLRLLEKLPPGRALEFLHKIVDGICGRAYPRYQDYGDIWSLSEWMEILEATMTYFKTAVGKNISDEEAAQQINELNSNYQEAITKCLKGRKEEIRNALVERVNAISSAQLQDFDWQLKLALSSDKISMLQMPLVNLDLDVRENGEIKPISIEMNKEELQNLLNALEAANKVAFTDAILCS; translated from the exons ATGCTGCGGCTGCTGGAGAAGCTCCCGCCGGGACGGGCCCTGGAG TTCCTTCATAAAATAGTAGATGGCATATGTGGCCGTGCGTATCCTCGATACCAGGATTATGGCGATATTTGGAGCTTGTCGGAGTGGATGGAGATTTTAGAAGCAACAATGACATATTTCAAAACTGCAGTTGGCAAAAACATATCTGATGAAGAG gctGCTCAGCAGATAAATGAGTTGAATTCAAACTATCAAGAAGCAATCACAAAATGTCTaaaaggcagaaaggaagaaatcaggAATGCGCTGGTGGAAAGAGTAAATGCAATCTCTTCTGCCCAGCTGCAAGATTTTGACTGGCAGTTAAAG CTTGCTCTCTCCAGTGATAAGATCTCCATGCTGCAAATGCCACTTGTCAATCTTGATTTGGATGTGAGAGAAAATGGTGAAATTAAACCGATTTCTATAGAGATGAATAAGGAGGAGTTGCAGAACCTATTAAATGCACTGGAAGCTGCTAATAAGGTAGCTTTTACTGATGCCATCCTTTGTTCCTGA